In one Nomascus leucogenys isolate Asia chromosome 13, Asia_NLE_v1, whole genome shotgun sequence genomic region, the following are encoded:
- the KIF3B gene encoding kinesin-like protein KIF3B, giving the protein MSKLKSSESVRVVVRCRPMNGKEKAASYDKVVDVDVKLGQVSVKNPKGTAHEMPKTFTFDAVYDWNAKQFELYDETFRPLVDSVLQGFNGTIFAYGQTGTGKTYTMEGIRGDPEKRGVIPNSFDHIFTHISRSQNQQYLVRASYLEIYQEEIRDLLSKDQTKRLELKERPDTGVYVKDLSSFVTKSVKEIEHVMNVGNQNRSVGATNMNEHSSRSHAIFVITIECSEVGLDGENHIRVGKLNLVDLAGSERQAKTGAQGERLKEATKINLSLSALGNVISALVDGKSTHIPYRDSKLTRLLQDSLGGNAKTVMVANVGPASYNVEETLTTLRYANRAKNIKNKPRVNEDPKDALLREFQEEIARLKAQLEKRSIGRRKRREKRREGGGSGGGGEEEEEEGEEGEEEGDDKDDYWREQQEKLEIEKRAIVEDHSLVAEEKMRLLKEKEKKMEDLRREKDAAEMLGAKIKAMESKLLVGGKNIVDHTNEQQKILEQKRQEIAEQKRREREIQQQMESRDEETLELKETYSSLQQEVDIKTKKLKKLFSKLQAVKAEIHDLQEEHIKERQELEQTQNELTRELKLKHLIIENFIPLEEKSKIMNRAFFDEEEDHWKLHPITRLENQQMMKRPVSAVGYKRPLSQHARMSMMIRPEARYRAENIVLLELDMPSRTTRDYEGPAIAPKVQAALDAALQDEDEIQVDASSFESTANKKSKARPKSGRKSGSSSSSSGTPASQLYPQSRGLVPK; this is encoded by the exons ATGTCAAAGTTGAAAAGCTCAGAGTCAGTCAGGGTGGTGGTTCGCTGTCGGCCCATGAATGGCAAGGAAAAGGCCGCTTCGTATGACAAAGTGGTAGATGTGGATGTTAAGCTGGGGCAGGTGTCTGTGAAGAACCCCAAAGGGACGGCCCATGAAATGCCCAAGACCTTCACCTTTGATGCCGTCTATGACTGGAATGCCAAGCAGTTTGAACTGTACGATGAGACGTTCCGACCACTTGTTGACTCTGTCCTGCAAGGTTTCAATGGAACCATTTTTGCCTATGGACAAACTGGGACAGGAAAAACCTACACAATGGAAGGAATCCGTGGTGACCCTGAAAAAAGAGGAGTCATTCCTAACTCATTTGACCATATCTTCACCCACATCTCTCGATCCCAGAATCAACAGTACCTGGTCAGGGCTTCTTACTTAGAGATCTACCAGGAGGAGATCCGAGATTTGCTCTCAAAAGATCAGACCAAAAGGCTTGAGCTCAAAGAGAGGCCTGACACAGGAGTGTATGTGAAAGACCTGTCTTCCTTTGTCACAAAGAGTGTGAAGGAGATAGAGCACGTGATGAATGTGGGGAACCAGAACCGTTCTGTCGGTGCTACCAACATGAACGAGCACAGCTCGCGTTCTCATGCAATTTTCGTTATCACTATTGAGTGCAGTGAGGTGGGCCTCGATGGTGAAAACCACATCCGTGTGGGAAAATTGAACCTTGTAGATCTTGCTGGCAGTGAACGGCAAGCCAAGACCGGCGCACAAGGGGAGAGATTAAAAGAAGCTACCAAGATCAACCTCTCCCTTTCTGCTTTGGGTAATGTCATCTCTGCTCTAGTGGACGGCAAAAGCACTCACATTCCATATCGGGACTCAAAGCTTACCAGGCTCCTCCAAGATTCCCTTGGTGGCAATGCTAAGACTGTGATGGTGGCCAACGTGGGGCCTGCCTCTTACAACGTAGAAGAGACTCTGACCACTCTACGATATGCCAACCGTGCCAAAAACATTAAGAACAAACCAAGGGTCAATGAGGACCCCAAGGATGCCCTCCTTCGAGAATTCCAGGAAGAGATTGCTCGGCTCAAGGCTCAGCTGGAAAAACGGTCCATTGGCAGGAGGAAGAGGCGAGAGAAGCGGAGGgaaggtggtggcagtggtgggggtggggaagaggaggaggaagagggagaagagggtgAAGAGGAAGGGGATGATAAGGATGATTACTGGCGGGAACAGCAAGAAAAATTGGAGATTGAGAAGCGGGCCATTGTAGAGGATCACAGCTTGGTTGCAGAGGAGAAGATGAGGCtactgaaggagaaagagaaaaagatggagGACCTGCGGCGGGAGAAGGATGCTGCCGAGATGCTGGGcgccaagatcaag GCCATGGAGAGTAAGTTGCTTGTTGGAGGAAAAAATATAGTAGATCATACGAATGAACAGCAGAAAATCCTGGAGCAGAAACGACAGGAAATTGCAGAGCAG aAACGTCGAGAAAGAGAAATCCAGCAACAGATGGAAAGTCGAGATGAGGAGACCTTGGAACTTAAAGAGACATACAGCTCATTGCAGCAAGAGGTGGACATCAAGACCAAAAAACTCAAAAAG CTCTTCTCCAAGCTTCAGGCAGTGAAGGCTGAGATCCACGACCTCCAAGAAGAACACATCAAGGAGCGCCAAGAGCTAGAGCAGACTCAGAATGAGCTCACCAGGGAGCTGAAACTCAA GCATCTTATTATAGAAAACTTTATCCCTctggaagaaaaaagtaaaattatgaatAGAGCCTTCTTTGATGAAGAGGAAGATCATTGGAAACTACATCCTATAACCAGACTGGA GAACCAGCAGATGATGAAGCGGCCAGTCTCAGCCGTGGGATATAAGAGACCATTGAGCCAGCATGCAAGAATGTCCATGATGATTCGTCCAGAGGCCCGATACAGG GCAGAAAACATTGTGCTGTTAGAGCTGGACATGCCCAGCCGGACCACCAGAGACTATGAGGGTCCAGCCATTGCCCCCAAGGTCCAGGCTGCATTGGATGCGGCTCTGCAGGATGAAGATGAGATACAGGTGGATGCATCAT